The Sander lucioperca isolate FBNREF2018 chromosome 15, SLUC_FBN_1.2, whole genome shotgun sequence genome window below encodes:
- the si:dkey-191g9.5 gene encoding rap1 GTPase-GDP dissociation stimulator 1 isoform X3 encodes MTDTDSLIEALKAISVSTEVIEEELKPHLDTVLAALLEKKKDAAVEIARSGILPTLAQVLRSKSPLSCQVALVVAEMAREAAVREPCIEAGLVKVLVPHLNSNNQEMLLNTGRAIGRICFDNSFQQDQLVQSGVIPRLVSIIREYPENDPLVNVCLLALCNLADMDSARDALTELDVAGVLTFQLKRAPDAERRHVILEILGSLGESDTLKLQFAESGVPEALSEMIRALQGGSDPHDLCSIKIASNLIVSLLLGDESMQKCFGEGSGVVYQDVLSWLQSSNTQLQLSGALAVANFARNDSNCVKMLDLGVVPHILTLLEQHVEEGDVSVQHAGLSALRNLAIPGTNKVQMLEDGVTERIKTLLRSDMPPVQFKLLGTLRMMVDGQEEAALVLGRDAVLLARIMEWCEAKDHAGVRGEASRLLAALIRHSRSPEVVHAVAKADGIRHLVSMATSEHVIMQNEALVALAIASAIDIESMKDPFGEAELLPMLKKMLEDPAGAVEVKFSALGLICSLANSSVMKVELNSVNMKESLSKLTDHSSSKLASQASSILATLGDTS; translated from the exons AGAAGGATGCTGCTGTTGAGATTGCCAGAAGTGGGATTCTACCCACACTGGCTCAGGTCTTACGGAGCAAAAGCCCCCTTTCCTGCCAGGTGGCTCTGGTGGTGGCAGAGATGGCCAGAGAAG ctgcAGTCAGGGAGCCGTGCATTGAGGCAGGCCTGGTGAAGGTGCTGGTTCCCCATCTGAACAGCAACAACCAGGAGATGCTGCTGAACACTGGCAGGGCCATCGGACGCATCTGCTTTGACAACT CATTCCAACAGGACCAGTTGGTCCAGAGTGGTGTAATCCCCAGACTGGTATCCATTATAAGGGAGTATCCAGAGAACGACCCCCTGGTCAATGTCTGCCTGCTGGCCCTCTGTAACCTGGCTGACATGG ACTCTGCGAGGGATGCCCTGACAGAGCTGGATGTGGCAGGCGTACTGACGTTTCAGCTGAAACGGGCGCCCGATGCCGAACGCCGACATGTCATCCTGGAAATACTGGGCTCACTGGGCGAGAGCG ATACACTGAAGCTGCAGTTTGCCGAGTCAGGAGTACCAGAGGCTTTATCAGAGATGATTCGGGCTTTGCAGGGAGGATCTGACCCCCACGACCTCTGCAGCATCAAGATCGCCTCCAACCTCATAGTGTCCCTGCTTTTAGGAG atgAGTCAATGCAGAAGTGTTTTGGTGAGGGTTCCGGTGTGGTGTATCAGGATGTTCTGTCCTGGCTGCAGAGCTCCAACACCCAGTTGCAGCTGTCCGGAGCGCTGGCCGTCGCCAACTTCGCCAGGAACG ACAGTAACTGTGTGAAGATGCTGGACCTCGGGGTGGTTCCTCACATCCTGACCTTGTTGGAGCAGCATGTCGAGGAAGGAGACGTGTCTGTTCAACATGCTGGACTGAGCGCGCTCAGAAACCTGGCCATTCCTG GCACCAACAAAGTGCAGATGCTGGAGGACGGGGTGACTGAGAGGATAAAGACCCTGCTGCGCTCTGACATGCCGCCAGTTCAGTTCAAACTGCTGGGTACGCTACGTATGATGGTGGATGGACAAG AGGAGGCAGCTTtggtgctggggagagacgctGTGCTGCTGGCTCGGATCATGGAATGGTGTGAAGCCAAAGACCATGCAGGAGTCCGAGGAGAAGCCAGTCGCCTTTTGGCTGCCCTCATCAGACACAGCCGCAGCCCT GAAGTGGTCCATGCTGTAGCCAAAGCAGATGGGATTCGGCACCTTGTCTCCATGGCAACAAGTGAACATGTCATCATGCAGAACGAGGCCCTGGTTGCCCTGGCGATAGCATCTGCCATTGACATTG agTCTATGAAGGATCCGTTTGGGGAGGCAGAGCTGTTGCCCATGCTGAAGAAGATGTTGGAGGATCCTGCAGGGGCCGTCGAAGTCAAGTTCAGTGCTTTAGGTCTCATCTGCAGCCTGGCTAACTCCA GTGTGATGAAGGTGGAGTTAAACTCTGTGAATATGAAGGAAAGCCTCAGTAAACTGACAGatcacagcagcagcaaacTTGCCTCGCAGGCCAGCTCCATATTGGCCACTCTCGGTGACACCAGCTAA
- the si:dkey-191g9.5 gene encoding rap1 GTPase-GDP dissociation stimulator 1 isoform X2 has product MIRGPYVGVNPQLTHSTSFGDSLIEALKAISVSTEVIEEELKPHLDTVLAALLEKKKDAAVEIARSGILPTLAQVLRSKSPLSCQVALVVAEMAREAAVREPCIEAGLVKVLVPHLNSNNQEMLLNTGRAIGRICFDNSFQQDQLVQSGVIPRLVSIIREYPENDPLVNVCLLALCNLADMDSARDALTELDVAGVLTFQLKRAPDAERRHVILEILGSLGESDTLKLQFAESGVPEALSEMIRALQGGSDPHDLCSIKIASNLIVSLLLGDESMQKCFGEGSGVVYQDVLSWLQSSNTQLQLSGALAVANFARNDSNCVKMLDLGVVPHILTLLEQHVEEGDVSVQHAGLSALRNLAIPGTNKVQMLEDGVTERIKTLLRSDMPPVQFKLLGTLRMMVDGQEEAALVLGRDAVLLARIMEWCEAKDHAGVRGEASRLLAALIRHSRSPEVVHAVAKADGIRHLVSMATSEHVIMQNEALVALAIASAIDIESMKDPFGEAELLPMLKKMLEDPAGAVEVKFSALGLICSLANSSVMKVELNSVNMKESLSKLTDHSSSKLASQASSILATLGDTS; this is encoded by the exons AGAAGGATGCTGCTGTTGAGATTGCCAGAAGTGGGATTCTACCCACACTGGCTCAGGTCTTACGGAGCAAAAGCCCCCTTTCCTGCCAGGTGGCTCTGGTGGTGGCAGAGATGGCCAGAGAAG ctgcAGTCAGGGAGCCGTGCATTGAGGCAGGCCTGGTGAAGGTGCTGGTTCCCCATCTGAACAGCAACAACCAGGAGATGCTGCTGAACACTGGCAGGGCCATCGGACGCATCTGCTTTGACAACT CATTCCAACAGGACCAGTTGGTCCAGAGTGGTGTAATCCCCAGACTGGTATCCATTATAAGGGAGTATCCAGAGAACGACCCCCTGGTCAATGTCTGCCTGCTGGCCCTCTGTAACCTGGCTGACATGG ACTCTGCGAGGGATGCCCTGACAGAGCTGGATGTGGCAGGCGTACTGACGTTTCAGCTGAAACGGGCGCCCGATGCCGAACGCCGACATGTCATCCTGGAAATACTGGGCTCACTGGGCGAGAGCG ATACACTGAAGCTGCAGTTTGCCGAGTCAGGAGTACCAGAGGCTTTATCAGAGATGATTCGGGCTTTGCAGGGAGGATCTGACCCCCACGACCTCTGCAGCATCAAGATCGCCTCCAACCTCATAGTGTCCCTGCTTTTAGGAG atgAGTCAATGCAGAAGTGTTTTGGTGAGGGTTCCGGTGTGGTGTATCAGGATGTTCTGTCCTGGCTGCAGAGCTCCAACACCCAGTTGCAGCTGTCCGGAGCGCTGGCCGTCGCCAACTTCGCCAGGAACG ACAGTAACTGTGTGAAGATGCTGGACCTCGGGGTGGTTCCTCACATCCTGACCTTGTTGGAGCAGCATGTCGAGGAAGGAGACGTGTCTGTTCAACATGCTGGACTGAGCGCGCTCAGAAACCTGGCCATTCCTG GCACCAACAAAGTGCAGATGCTGGAGGACGGGGTGACTGAGAGGATAAAGACCCTGCTGCGCTCTGACATGCCGCCAGTTCAGTTCAAACTGCTGGGTACGCTACGTATGATGGTGGATGGACAAG AGGAGGCAGCTTtggtgctggggagagacgctGTGCTGCTGGCTCGGATCATGGAATGGTGTGAAGCCAAAGACCATGCAGGAGTCCGAGGAGAAGCCAGTCGCCTTTTGGCTGCCCTCATCAGACACAGCCGCAGCCCT GAAGTGGTCCATGCTGTAGCCAAAGCAGATGGGATTCGGCACCTTGTCTCCATGGCAACAAGTGAACATGTCATCATGCAGAACGAGGCCCTGGTTGCCCTGGCGATAGCATCTGCCATTGACATTG agTCTATGAAGGATCCGTTTGGGGAGGCAGAGCTGTTGCCCATGCTGAAGAAGATGTTGGAGGATCCTGCAGGGGCCGTCGAAGTCAAGTTCAGTGCTTTAGGTCTCATCTGCAGCCTGGCTAACTCCA GTGTGATGAAGGTGGAGTTAAACTCTGTGAATATGAAGGAAAGCCTCAGTAAACTGACAGatcacagcagcagcaaacTTGCCTCGCAGGCCAGCTCCATATTGGCCACTCTCGGTGACACCAGCTAA
- the si:dkey-191g9.5 gene encoding rap1 GTPase-GDP dissociation stimulator 1 isoform X4 has translation MAREAAVREPCIEAGLVKVLVPHLNSNNQEMLLNTGRAIGRICFDNSFQQDQLVQSGVIPRLVSIIREYPENDPLVNVCLLALCNLADMDSARDALTELDVAGVLTFQLKRAPDAERRHVILEILGSLGESDTLKLQFAESGVPEALSEMIRALQGGSDPHDLCSIKIASNLIVSLLLGDESMQKCFGEGSGVVYQDVLSWLQSSNTQLQLSGALAVANFARNDSNCVKMLDLGVVPHILTLLEQHVEEGDVSVQHAGLSALRNLAIPGTNKVQMLEDGVTERIKTLLRSDMPPVQFKLLGTLRMMVDGQEEAALVLGRDAVLLARIMEWCEAKDHAGVRGEASRLLAALIRHSRSPEVVHAVAKADGIRHLVSMATSEHVIMQNEALVALAIASAIDIESMKDPFGEAELLPMLKKMLEDPAGAVEVKFSALGLICSLANSSVMKVELNSVNMKESLSKLTDHSSSKLASQASSILATLGDTS, from the exons ATGGCCAGAGAAG ctgcAGTCAGGGAGCCGTGCATTGAGGCAGGCCTGGTGAAGGTGCTGGTTCCCCATCTGAACAGCAACAACCAGGAGATGCTGCTGAACACTGGCAGGGCCATCGGACGCATCTGCTTTGACAACT CATTCCAACAGGACCAGTTGGTCCAGAGTGGTGTAATCCCCAGACTGGTATCCATTATAAGGGAGTATCCAGAGAACGACCCCCTGGTCAATGTCTGCCTGCTGGCCCTCTGTAACCTGGCTGACATGG ACTCTGCGAGGGATGCCCTGACAGAGCTGGATGTGGCAGGCGTACTGACGTTTCAGCTGAAACGGGCGCCCGATGCCGAACGCCGACATGTCATCCTGGAAATACTGGGCTCACTGGGCGAGAGCG ATACACTGAAGCTGCAGTTTGCCGAGTCAGGAGTACCAGAGGCTTTATCAGAGATGATTCGGGCTTTGCAGGGAGGATCTGACCCCCACGACCTCTGCAGCATCAAGATCGCCTCCAACCTCATAGTGTCCCTGCTTTTAGGAG atgAGTCAATGCAGAAGTGTTTTGGTGAGGGTTCCGGTGTGGTGTATCAGGATGTTCTGTCCTGGCTGCAGAGCTCCAACACCCAGTTGCAGCTGTCCGGAGCGCTGGCCGTCGCCAACTTCGCCAGGAACG ACAGTAACTGTGTGAAGATGCTGGACCTCGGGGTGGTTCCTCACATCCTGACCTTGTTGGAGCAGCATGTCGAGGAAGGAGACGTGTCTGTTCAACATGCTGGACTGAGCGCGCTCAGAAACCTGGCCATTCCTG GCACCAACAAAGTGCAGATGCTGGAGGACGGGGTGACTGAGAGGATAAAGACCCTGCTGCGCTCTGACATGCCGCCAGTTCAGTTCAAACTGCTGGGTACGCTACGTATGATGGTGGATGGACAAG AGGAGGCAGCTTtggtgctggggagagacgctGTGCTGCTGGCTCGGATCATGGAATGGTGTGAAGCCAAAGACCATGCAGGAGTCCGAGGAGAAGCCAGTCGCCTTTTGGCTGCCCTCATCAGACACAGCCGCAGCCCT GAAGTGGTCCATGCTGTAGCCAAAGCAGATGGGATTCGGCACCTTGTCTCCATGGCAACAAGTGAACATGTCATCATGCAGAACGAGGCCCTGGTTGCCCTGGCGATAGCATCTGCCATTGACATTG agTCTATGAAGGATCCGTTTGGGGAGGCAGAGCTGTTGCCCATGCTGAAGAAGATGTTGGAGGATCCTGCAGGGGCCGTCGAAGTCAAGTTCAGTGCTTTAGGTCTCATCTGCAGCCTGGCTAACTCCA GTGTGATGAAGGTGGAGTTAAACTCTGTGAATATGAAGGAAAGCCTCAGTAAACTGACAGatcacagcagcagcaaacTTGCCTCGCAGGCCAGCTCCATATTGGCCACTCTCGGTGACACCAGCTAA